Below is a window of Chryseobacterium arthrosphaerae DNA.
GTGTTTGTTCTATACGGCTTCAATCCCCATACGGGTAATATACATCCGTTATTTCTTTATTAGCTTTTCCTTTTCTTCAAAAGTAGGATAATTTATTAAAACAGCTTTATAAACTCCTTTAAATACAAACAAGCTTCCTGCCGCAACACCTATTATTCCATGTTTGTCAATAACCTGTTTTACATCATTTAGAGAACCTGCGCCACCTAACACTGTAAGAGGAAGGGATATCTTTTCTCTTATTTTATCAATAAGTCCCATATCATATCCTTTCATAACCCCATCCTGATCAATTGAATTGATCACAATTTCTCCGGCTCCTAATCTCTGCGCTTCTTCTACAAATTTAAAAGGATTAATTCCTGTAGATTTCTTTCCGTTATGGGTATAAACTTCATAACCGCCAAAAAGCTTTTTCTTTACATCCAAAACTACGATAACGCTCTGTGATCCTACTCTTTCTGCAATTTCGGTAATTAATTGAGGATTTTGCAGTACTGCTGAAGACAAAGCTATTTTCTCAATTCCCAATCCAAAAATTCTCTGAGCTTGCTCTACAGTTTTCACTCCACCACCATAGCATAAAGGCATTCTAGATTGGTTGGCAATTCTTTC
It encodes the following:
- a CDS encoding AglZ/HisF2 family acetamidino modification protein, with the protein product MLRPRIIPSLLIQDNGLVKTVNFKTPKYVGDPINAVRIFNEKEVDELAIFDIDATAKGLEPNYSLIERIANQSRMPLCYGGGVKTVEQAQRIFGLGIEKIALSSAVLQNPQLITEIAERVGSQSVIVVLDVKKKLFGGYEVYTHNGKKSTGINPFKFVEEAQRLGAGEIVINSIDQDGVMKGYDMGLIDKIREKISLPLTVLGGAGSLNDVKQVIDKHGIIGVAAGSLFVFKGVYKAVLINYPTFEEKEKLIKK